A region from the Salminus brasiliensis chromosome 22, fSalBra1.hap2, whole genome shotgun sequence genome encodes:
- the LOC140544367 gene encoding uncharacterized protein → MIALPEGRVKKCLLEISLSLGKVGLGRIEGWWDKATCPHHSFTIAGRRNSVSFGSDGELWFDPLLPPCTLLNPEIEHDRVSFACLDEFYGDPERYGDFSLSVSPVPDLSDHYLGQAMAVRGTVPPPDYYPFDTALSAQPPEDLQGFYRGSQHLLNRSGSHYGLAAGGVRSAWDQGQARTPAPAPAPTPAPAPPPPPPPPPPPPPPPPPPTAHEMSRLYRDSLAVKMIPDGQRIRSRAASPSCFGIESAVSRFAADQASLASHSVYGDINGLPLDPCQPPSTCIVVDPTAPIVDGSVPRGMSAYGTVPAQRLPYDPAYDAGAAMVSAAAAPISAGIPPHHPSAAVDPKRTVDPAFLTLLRTEGLSESTITLLLQQGFDSTAMLAVMEDHDIRSVAPNLGQARVLSRVVLNCKTGATGATAMRTRSNSFSHRNDLYTQPQGITMDPHLMQQPPSALQAISPRMGEFLGRRPSSAPSQHLLETTTYPGVRPLGGLPVSPGAYSTTLAQPRPLTMYNAHTGLAMSALPSQQQPGVLGTPGLAPKTFSSTYTPMELMKRAPSLPHLPQSAQSPHHSPQLLRKGAVPVDSAVMPVATSLQPQTLNPNNKMTRRTGPPVIVSTMASPDTSKQPFLSS, encoded by the exons ATGATAGCATTGCCTGAGGGGAGGGTAAAAAAATGCCTGCTGGAGATCAG TCTTTCTCTTGGCAAGGTCGGGTTGGGTCGGATTGAGGGGTGGTGGGACAAAGCTACCTGTCCTCACCACTCGTTCACCATTGCGGGACGAAGGAACTCGGTCTCCTTTGGGAGCGACGGCGAACTTTGGTTCGATCCTCTCCTGCCACCCTGCACCCTCCTGAATCCTGAAATCGAGCACGATCGAGTGTCTTTTGCCTGCCTGGACGAGTTCTACGGCGACCCTGAGAGGTATGGTGATTTCTCCCTGAGCGTAAGTCCTGTGCCAGACCTGAGCGACCACTACCTTGGGCAAGCCATGGCTGTGAGGGGCACTGTTCCTCCTCCCGATTACTACCCGTTTGACACTGCCTTATCTGCCCAGCCACCGGAGGATCTGCAGGGCTTTTATAGGGGGAGCCAGCACCTTCTTAACAGATCAGGCTCGCATTATGGGCTGGCTGCAGGTGGGGTCAGATCTGCCTGGGATCAAGGGCAAGCTAGAACTCCAGCCCCTGCTCCTGCTCCTACGCCTGCCCCTGCTCCACCtcccccacctcctccaccacctcctcctccccctccaccccctcctcccACAGCTCATGAGATGAGCCGTCTGTATAGAGATTCACTAGCGGTCAAGATGATCCCAGACGGTCAGCGTATTCGCAGTAGGGCTGCCTCTCCTTCTTGTTTCGGGATCGAGTCTGCCGTGTCGAGGTTTGCGGCCGATCAGGCCTCTCTAGCCAGCCATTCTGTTTACGGTGACATCAACGGCCTACCCTTGGACCCTTGCCAGCCACCTTCCACCTGCATAGTGGTGGATCCTACAGCTCCCATCGTGGACGGAAGCGTACCCCGAGGTATGTCTGCCTACGGTACCGTACCCGCTCAAAGGCTGCCCTATGATCCTGCCTATGATGCCGGCGCAGCCATGGTGTCGGCTGCGGCAGCTCCGATCTCAGCCGGAATCCCGCCTCACCACCCTTCTGCAGCTGTGGACCCGAAGAGGACTGTGGACCCTGCTTTCCTGACGCTCCTTCGTACGGAAGGTCTCTCTGAGAGCACCATAACCCTGCTGTTGCAGCAAGGCTTTGACTCCACCGCCATGCTGGCCGTGATGGAGGACCACGATATCCGCTCGGTGGCTCCCAACCTAGGCCAGGCCAGGGTTCTGTCCAGGGTTGTGCTCAACTGCAAGACCGGTGCCACTGGCGCTACAGCAATGCGGACCCGCTCCAACAGCTTCAGCCATCGCAATGATCTCTACACTCAGCCCCAAGGCATAACCATGGATCCGCATCTCATGCAGCAGCCTCCGAGTGCGCTGCAGGCCATCTCTCCAAGGATGGGCGAGTTCCTCGGCCGCCGACCGAGCAGCGCACCGTCTCAGCATCTCTTAGAAACCACTACTTACCCGGGAGTACGCCCACTCGGAGGGCTTCCGGTCAGTCCTGGGGCATACAGCACTACCCTAGCTCAGCCGCGACCTCTAACCATGTACAACGCCCATACCGGTCTGGCTATGTCGGCCCTCCCCTCTCAGCAGCAGCCCGGAGTTCTGGGTACCCCCGGTCTAGCCCCGAAAACGTTCTCCAGCACATACACACCAATGGAGCTGATGAAGAGAGCACCCAGTCTGCCTCATCTGCCTCAATCTGCCCAAAGCCCTCACCACAGCCCCCAGCTGTTGAGGAAAGGAGCTGTCCCGGTGGATAGCGCCGTCATGCCTGTGGCTACCTCTCTCCAGCCTCAGACCCTTAACCCGAACAATAAGATGACGAGACGTACCGGTCCACCCGTCATTGTTTCCACCATGGCTTCACCAGATACAAGTAAACAGCCCTTCCTCTCCTCATAA